Proteins from a genomic interval of Acinonyx jubatus isolate Ajub_Pintada_27869175 chromosome B4, VMU_Ajub_asm_v1.0, whole genome shotgun sequence:
- the INTS13 gene encoding integrator complex subunit 13 isoform X2 has protein sequence MKIFSESHKTVFVVDHCPYMAESCRQHVEFDMLVKNRTQGIIPLAPISKSLWTCSVESSMEYCRIMYDIFPFKKLVNFIVSDSGAHVLNSWTQEDQNLQELMAALAAVGPPNPRADPECCSILHGLVAAVETLCKITEYQHEARTLLMENAERVGNRGRIICITNAKSDSHVRMLEDCVQETIHEHNKLAANSDHLMQIQKCELVLIHTYAVGEDSLVSDRPKKELSPVLTSEVHSVRAGRHLATKLNILVQQHFDLASTTITNIPMKEEQHANTSANYDVELLHHKDAHVDFLKSGDTHIGGSSREGSFKETITLKWCTPRTNNIELHYCTGAYRISPVDVNSRPSSCLTNFLLNGRSVLLEQPRKSGSKVISHMLSSHGGEIFLHVLSSSRSILEDPPSISEGCGGRVTDYRITDFGEFMRENRLTPFLDPRYKIDGSLEIPLERAKDQLEKHTRYWPMIISQTTIFNMQAVVPLASVIVKESLTEEDVLNCQKTIYNLVDMERKNDPLPISTVGTRGKGPKRDEQYRIMWNELETLVRAHINNSEKHQRVLECLMACRSKPPEEEERKKRGRKREDKEDKSEKAVKDYEQEKSWQDSERLKGILERGKEELAEAEIIKDSPDSPEPPNKKPLVEMDEAPPVEKSKGPVSLLSLWSNRINTANSRKHQEFAGRLNSVNNRAELYQHLKEENGMETTENGKASRQ, from the exons atgaagattttttctGAATCTCATAAAACAGTATTTGTTGTAGATCACTGCCCTTACATGGCAGAATCATGCAGACAGCATGTCGAGTTTGATATGCTGGTGAAGAATAGGACCCAAGGAATCATCCCTTTGGCCCCCATATCTAAATCCTTGTGGACTTGCTCAGTAGAATCTTCCATGGAATATTGTAGAATAATGTATGatatatttcctttcaaaaaGCTG GTGAATTTCATTGTGAGTGACTCTGGAGCACATGTTTTAAATTCTTGGACTCAAGAAGACCAAAATTTGCAGGAG CTAATGGCAGCATTAGCTGCTGTTGGGCCTCCTAATCCACGAGCAGATCCAGAATGCTGCAGCATTCTGCATGGTCTCGTTGCAGCAGTGGAAACCCTGTGTAAAATTACAGAATACCAACATGAGGCTCGTACTCTACTAATGGAAAATGCAGAACGTGTTGGAAATAGAGGACGAATAATTTGCATTACTAATGCAAAAAG TGATAGTCATGTGCGAATGCTTGAGGACTGTGTCCAGGAAACAATTCACGAGCATAACAAGCTTGCTGCAAATTCAGATCA TCTCATGCAGATTCAGAAGTGTGAACTGGTCTTGATCCATACTTACGCAGTTGGTGAAGACAGCCTTGTGTCTGATCGTCCTAAAAAGGAG ttatcCCCTGTTTTAACCAGTGAAGTTCATAGTGTTCGTGCAGGACGGCATCTTGCTACCAAGTTAAATATTTTGGTACAGCAACATTTTGACTTGGCTTCAACTACTATTACAAATATTCCAATGAAG gaAGAACAACACGCTAATACATCTGCCAATTATGATGTGGAACTACTTCATCACAAAGATGCACATGTGGATTTCCTGAAAAGTG GTGATACTCACATAGGTGGCAGCAGTAGAGAAGGCTCGTTTAAAGAAACGATAACATTAAAGTGGTGCACACCCAGGACAAATAACATTG AATTACACTATTGCACTGGCGCTTATCGAATTTCACCTGTAGACGTAAATAGCAGACCTTCCTCCTGCCTTACTAATTTTCTTCTAAATG GTCGTTCTGTTTTATTGGAGCAACCACGAAAGTCAGGTTCCAAAGTCATTAGTCATATGCTTAGTAGCCATGGAGGAGAGATTTTTTTGCATGTCCTTAGCAGTTCTCGATCCATTCTAGAAGATCCACCTTCAATTAGTGAGGGATGTGGAGGCAGAGTTACAGACTACCGGATCACA GATTTTGGTGAATTTATGAGGGAAAACAGATTAACTCCTTTTCTAGACCCCAGATATAAAATCGATGGAAGTCTTGAGATCCCTTTGGAACGAGCAAAAGATCAGTTAGAAAAACACACCCGTTACTGGCCTATGATTATTTCACAAACCACCATTTTTAACATGCAAGCG gTAGTTCCATTAGCCAGTGTTATTGTGAAAGAATCTTTGACAGAAGAAGATGTGTTAAACTGTCAAAAAACAATATACAACTTAGttgatatggaaagaaaaaatgatccTCTACCTATTTCCACAGTTGGTACGAGAGGAAAAGGGCCTAAAAG AGATGAACAGTACCGTATCATGTGGAATGAGTTAGAAACCCTTGTCAGAGCTCATATCAACAACTCAGAGAAACATCAAAGAGTATTGGAATGTCTGATGGCATGTAGAAGCAAACccccagaagaagaagaacgaAAGAAacgaggaagaaagagagaggacaaagaGGACAAATCAGAGAAAGCAGTGAAAGATTATGAACAGGAGAAATCTTGGCAAGATTCGGAGAG ATTAAAAGGAATCTTGGAACGTGGAAAAGAAGAGTTGGCTGAAGCTGAGATCATTAAAGATTCACCCGATTCCCCAGAACCTCCAAACAAAAAGCCCCTTGTGGAGATGGATGAAGCTCCACCAGTAGAAAAATCAAAAG
- the INTS13 gene encoding integrator complex subunit 13 isoform X1 — MKIFSESHKTVFVVDHCPYMAESCRQHVEFDMLVKNRTQGIIPLAPISKSLWTCSVESSMEYCRIMYDIFPFKKLVNFIVSDSGAHVLNSWTQEDQNLQELMAALAAVGPPNPRADPECCSILHGLVAAVETLCKITEYQHEARTLLMENAERVGNRGRIICITNAKSDSHVRMLEDCVQETIHEHNKLAANSDHLMQIQKCELVLIHTYAVGEDSLVSDRPKKELSPVLTSEVHSVRAGRHLATKLNILVQQHFDLASTTITNIPMKEEQHANTSANYDVELLHHKDAHVDFLKSGDTHIGGSSREGSFKETITLKWCTPRTNNIVFSPISELHYCTGAYRISPVDVNSRPSSCLTNFLLNGRSVLLEQPRKSGSKVISHMLSSHGGEIFLHVLSSSRSILEDPPSISEGCGGRVTDYRITDFGEFMRENRLTPFLDPRYKIDGSLEIPLERAKDQLEKHTRYWPMIISQTTIFNMQAVVPLASVIVKESLTEEDVLNCQKTIYNLVDMERKNDPLPISTVGTRGKGPKRDEQYRIMWNELETLVRAHINNSEKHQRVLECLMACRSKPPEEEERKKRGRKREDKEDKSEKAVKDYEQEKSWQDSERLKGILERGKEELAEAEIIKDSPDSPEPPNKKPLVEMDEAPPVEKSKGPVSLLSLWSNRINTANSRKHQEFAGRLNSVNNRAELYQHLKEENGMETTENGKASRQ, encoded by the exons atgaagattttttctGAATCTCATAAAACAGTATTTGTTGTAGATCACTGCCCTTACATGGCAGAATCATGCAGACAGCATGTCGAGTTTGATATGCTGGTGAAGAATAGGACCCAAGGAATCATCCCTTTGGCCCCCATATCTAAATCCTTGTGGACTTGCTCAGTAGAATCTTCCATGGAATATTGTAGAATAATGTATGatatatttcctttcaaaaaGCTG GTGAATTTCATTGTGAGTGACTCTGGAGCACATGTTTTAAATTCTTGGACTCAAGAAGACCAAAATTTGCAGGAG CTAATGGCAGCATTAGCTGCTGTTGGGCCTCCTAATCCACGAGCAGATCCAGAATGCTGCAGCATTCTGCATGGTCTCGTTGCAGCAGTGGAAACCCTGTGTAAAATTACAGAATACCAACATGAGGCTCGTACTCTACTAATGGAAAATGCAGAACGTGTTGGAAATAGAGGACGAATAATTTGCATTACTAATGCAAAAAG TGATAGTCATGTGCGAATGCTTGAGGACTGTGTCCAGGAAACAATTCACGAGCATAACAAGCTTGCTGCAAATTCAGATCA TCTCATGCAGATTCAGAAGTGTGAACTGGTCTTGATCCATACTTACGCAGTTGGTGAAGACAGCCTTGTGTCTGATCGTCCTAAAAAGGAG ttatcCCCTGTTTTAACCAGTGAAGTTCATAGTGTTCGTGCAGGACGGCATCTTGCTACCAAGTTAAATATTTTGGTACAGCAACATTTTGACTTGGCTTCAACTACTATTACAAATATTCCAATGAAG gaAGAACAACACGCTAATACATCTGCCAATTATGATGTGGAACTACTTCATCACAAAGATGCACATGTGGATTTCCTGAAAAGTG GTGATACTCACATAGGTGGCAGCAGTAGAGAAGGCTCGTTTAAAGAAACGATAACATTAAAGTGGTGCACACCCAGGACAAATAACATTG tgttttctcccatttcagAATTACACTATTGCACTGGCGCTTATCGAATTTCACCTGTAGACGTAAATAGCAGACCTTCCTCCTGCCTTACTAATTTTCTTCTAAATG GTCGTTCTGTTTTATTGGAGCAACCACGAAAGTCAGGTTCCAAAGTCATTAGTCATATGCTTAGTAGCCATGGAGGAGAGATTTTTTTGCATGTCCTTAGCAGTTCTCGATCCATTCTAGAAGATCCACCTTCAATTAGTGAGGGATGTGGAGGCAGAGTTACAGACTACCGGATCACA GATTTTGGTGAATTTATGAGGGAAAACAGATTAACTCCTTTTCTAGACCCCAGATATAAAATCGATGGAAGTCTTGAGATCCCTTTGGAACGAGCAAAAGATCAGTTAGAAAAACACACCCGTTACTGGCCTATGATTATTTCACAAACCACCATTTTTAACATGCAAGCG gTAGTTCCATTAGCCAGTGTTATTGTGAAAGAATCTTTGACAGAAGAAGATGTGTTAAACTGTCAAAAAACAATATACAACTTAGttgatatggaaagaaaaaatgatccTCTACCTATTTCCACAGTTGGTACGAGAGGAAAAGGGCCTAAAAG AGATGAACAGTACCGTATCATGTGGAATGAGTTAGAAACCCTTGTCAGAGCTCATATCAACAACTCAGAGAAACATCAAAGAGTATTGGAATGTCTGATGGCATGTAGAAGCAAACccccagaagaagaagaacgaAAGAAacgaggaagaaagagagaggacaaagaGGACAAATCAGAGAAAGCAGTGAAAGATTATGAACAGGAGAAATCTTGGCAAGATTCGGAGAG ATTAAAAGGAATCTTGGAACGTGGAAAAGAAGAGTTGGCTGAAGCTGAGATCATTAAAGATTCACCCGATTCCCCAGAACCTCCAAACAAAAAGCCCCTTGTGGAGATGGATGAAGCTCCACCAGTAGAAAAATCAAAAG